One window from the genome of Dioscorea cayenensis subsp. rotundata cultivar TDr96_F1 chromosome 3, TDr96_F1_v2_PseudoChromosome.rev07_lg8_w22 25.fasta, whole genome shotgun sequence encodes:
- the LOC120251469 gene encoding uncharacterized protein LOC120251469 isoform X2 yields MADAEKELENRLLEVGNRLASPPSDVDELLGLLDLTESFLVRVDQSPSPSMSAALNPVINALVSEELFKHLDLNVKVGVASCISEITRITAPEAPYNDDLMKVVFHKIVETFKRLDDISSRSYTKRVSILETVAKVRSCVVMLDLECDALILEMFQHFLKTLRSNHSEKVFSSIETIMTLVLEESEDISSELLSFLLACAKKDSEDVVPAARRLVEKVIVNCGAKLKPYLVEVVQSMGASLSEYSDIIGTICQGKSEAHDGLHSSREHMNCDVKTDTQAEDSKLSDRTISDDLPQGPELREPEVGYPAEDDRATEKPGKLVMSNGTDETAKIADVDSMAQPILEEQKPENLETEVVGRDDISNHSTKTEIGHKTGSSIQVNEGTDHSQVDSDKEASAMPNRSEIHVKEAHSSNSDCPSGKETEAAASLQSDKKDIEPLSCSGNGAVQIASPTVNADVPVAPRPKRGRPPGSKTGVKQRDRHKSDFKSDHTSEKTAAPGGIDPKQDADFTGNSGGKSQKRSAKKVHAESAADGDTPTAAAIPSTKDADVKNAAGVKPTKQTGKKEVPRKLPEVGSSGGHKSKVKHRKGKALIEEDASEEMSLKDMISKKSASKMLREQSHLTDSVKRKARRKRASGLEETLEAEDVKTDLGVELVGSKVKVWWPDDNEFYHGTIDSFDPVTRRHKVYYEDGDVELLFLNDERWKLIESRSTKEGGQAKETLSLEGSLEGKQRNKKLKSLDSGFKPAKEPVPENSDVSRGKSQPDGDESSSKLASGKRPRGRPKGSSTKRTPKSPSGKPKEKPLNKFQESSSTPSKNKEELGKDTKDDSSETISDDTPMGSIKAKYETPKADSNPKANVSKSGTKVKNVKSNKNTSKSAEKAVDTTAKTRSVDATTDKKLKEVTSKMSLERSRRKRKASRTPASEGKHDANGSKVKAKAKVEETATPAVKTPTDSDKGRENPAMSGKNQRRKGHS; encoded by the exons CTAACTGAAAGTTTCTTGGTGAGGGTGGATCAATCGCCATCTCCATCGATGTCAGCCGCACTTAATCCTGTAATTAATGCCCTGGTTTCTGAAGAACTCTTTAAACATCTAGATTTGAATGTCAAAGTTGGCGTAGCATCCTGTATTAGTGAAATCACAAGAATAACAGCACCAGAGGCCCCTTATAATGATGATTTGATGAAG GTGGTCTTTCACAAGATCGTTGAAACCTTCAAAAGGTTGGATGACATATCTAGCCGGTCATACACAAAGAGGGTTTCTATTCTTGAAACTGTTGCAAAGGTTCGATCATGTGTGGTAATGCTGGATCTAGAATGTGATGCATTGATTTTAGAGATGTTTCAACATTTCTTAAAGACCTTAAG GTCAAATCATTCAGAAAAAGTCTTTTCATCAATTGAAACTATCATGACACTTGTGTTAGAGGAGAGTGAAGATATCTCCTCTGAGCTTCTCTCATTTCTTCTGGCTTGTGCAAAGAAAGATAGTGAG GATGTTGTGCCAGCTGCTCGCAGATTAGTGGAAAAAGTAATTGTGAACTGTGGCGCTAAGTTGAAACCTTACTTGGTGGAAGTAGTGCAATCAATGGGTGCTTCTTTAAGCGAATATAGCGATATTATTGGTACAATTTGCCAGGGGAAGTCTGAAGCACATGATGGTTTACACTCATCTAGAGAGCATATG AATTGTGATGTCAAGACGGATACTCAG GCAGAGGACAGCAAATTGTCAGATAGGACCATCTCAGATGATCTTCCTCAG GGGCCTGAACTTAGGGAGCCAGAAGTAGGTTATCCTGCAGAGGATGATAGAGCTACTGAAAAGCCGGGAAAATTAGTTATGAGCAATGGGACTGATGAGACGGCGAAGATTGCAGATGTTGACTCCATGGCACAACCTATACTTGAAGAACAAAAGCCTGAGAACTTGGAGACTGAAGTTGTAGGGAGAGATGATATCTCAAATCACAGTACAAAGACAGAGATAGGTCATAAAACTGGTTCTTCAATTCAGGTAAATGAAGGCACTGATCATTCTCAAGTAGACAGTGATAAAGAGGCTTCAGCAATGCCTAATAGGAGTGAAATTCATGTTAAAGAGGCTCATAGTTCAAATTCCGATTGTCCATCCGGTAAAGAAACAGAGGCAGCTGCATCTCTGCAAAGTGATAAAAAGGATATTGAGCCTCTGTCGTGTTCAGGAAATGGAGCTGTTCAGATTGCTTCTCCAACTGTTAATGCAGATGTTCCTGTGGCTCCTCGCCCTAAGCGGGGCAGGCCTCCTGGTTCAAAAACTGGAGTAAAACAAAGGGATCGACATAAAAGCGATTTTAAGAGTGATCACACATCAGAGAAAACAGCAGCTCCTGGGGGCATTGATCCCAAGCAGGATGCTGATTTTACTGGCAATTCAGGAGGAAAATCACAGAAGCGTTCAGCTAAGAAGGTACATGCAGAGAGTGCTGCTGACGGTGACACACCAACCGCAGCTGCTATTCCATCAACTAAAGATGCTGATGTCAAGAATGCTGCTGGTGTAAAACCCACCAAGCAGACAGGTAAAAAGGAAGTTCCAAGAAAGCTTCCTGAGGTAGGGTCATCAGGAGGACATAAATCTAAAGTCAAGCATCGGAAGGGTAAAGCTTTAATTGAGGAGGATGCATCTGAAGAAATGAGTTTGAAG gatATGATTTCCAAGAAATCAGCGAGTAAGATGCTCAGAGAGCAAAGTCATTTGACTGATAGTGTTAAGAGAAAAGCTCGCAGGAAACGTGCTAGTGGTCTGGAGGAG ACTCTTGAAGCTGAAGATGTTAAAACAGACCTTGGTGTGGAACTTGTTGGTTCCAAGGTTAAAGTGTGGTGGCCTGATGACAATGA ATTTTATCATGGTACTATTGATTCTTTTGATCCTGTTACAAGGAGGCATAAG GTTTATTATGAGGATGGTGATGTTGAGTTGCTCTTTCTCAATGATGAGCGGTGGAAGCTTATTGAAAGTCGCTCAACAAAAGAAGGG GGCCAAGCCAAAGAAACTTTGAGTCTCGAAGGTTCTTTGGAGGG CAAACAGCgaaacaaaaaattgaaaagtttaGATTCTGGGTTTAAACCGGCCAAGGAACCCGTGCCAGAAAACAG TGATGTTTCAAGGGGTAAATCTCAGCCTGATGGTGATGAGTCCAGCAGTAAGCTTGCCAGTGGTAAAAGACCAAGAGGTCGACCGAAAGGAAGTTCGACAAAAAGGACCCCCAAATCCCCTTCTGGCAAACCTAAGGAGAAACCTTTAAACAAATTCCAGGAGAGCAGTTCTACACCTAGCAAGAACAAAGAAGAACTTGGGAAAGATACCAAGGATGACAGCTCTGAGACGATCTCGGATGACACTCCTATGGGAAGCATCAAGGCGAAGTATGAAACTCCAAAAGCTGACAGCAACCCGAAGGCCAACGTCTCCAAATCTGGTACGAAGGTCAAGAATGTCAAGTCTAACAAAAACACTAGCAAGTCAGCTGAAAAAGCTGTTGATACCACCGCCAAAACTCGGAGTGTTGATGCTACTACCGATAAGAAACTGAAAGAAGTGACATCCAAAATGTCTTTAGAAAGATCCCGACGCAAACGCAAAGCCTCCAGAACACCTGCATCTGAGGGAAAACATGATGCAAATGGCTCAAAGGTGAAGGCGAAAGCAAAAGTTGAAGAAACAGCGACTCCTGCTGTGAAAACACCGACGGATTCAGACAAGGGGCGAGAAAACCCAGCCATGTCGGGAAAGAATCAGAGGAGAAAGGGACATAGTTAA
- the LOC120257196 gene encoding omega-6 fatty acid desaturase, chloroplastic — MACFLVDSILHLSVPPRSSACSNGLRSSNGIYCLKWGRLDQRGGKRVKTAKFVRAAVLPISPPLLDDEEKRKQMSESYGFTQIGEPLPDNVTLKDVMDTLPKKVFEIDDMKAWKSVFISVASYALGIFLTSKAPWYLLPLAWAWTGTAATGFFVIGHDCAHKSFSRNKLVEDIVGTLAFLPLIYPYEPWRFKHDKHHAKTNMLSEDTAWHPVWRDEFDSSPLLQKALIYGYGPLRPWMSITHWLMWHFDLKKFRPNEVRRVKISLACVFAFIAIGWPLIIYKTGIIGWFKFWFMPWMVYHFWMSTFTMVHHTAPHIPFKTSDEWDAAQAQLGGTVHCNYPRWIEILCHDINVHIPHHISSRIPSYNLRAAHKSLQENWGKYLNEANWNWRLMKTIMTMCHIYNKEQYYIPFDDIAPKESQPINFLRKAMPDFA; from the exons ATGGCGTGCTTCCTTGTTGATTCCATTCTCCATCTCTCC GTTCCTCCTCGAAGTTCAGCTTGTAGTAATGGGTTGAGAAGCTCGAATG GCATATATTGCCTTAAATGGGGAAGATTGGACCAAAGAGGGGGAAAAAGGGTTAAGACAGCTAAATTTGTTCGAGCTGCTGTACTCCCCATTTCACCACCCTTGCTTGATGATGAggaaaaaaggaagcaaatgtCTGAAAGCTATGGCTTTACACAAATTGGCGAACCACTTCCAGACAACGTCACTCTGAAAGATGTGATGGATACCCTGCCCAAAAAG GTGTTTGAAATTGATGACATGAAAGCATGGAAGTCAGTTTTCATATCTGTCGCTTCTTATGCACTGGGGATCTTCTTGACTTCAAAAGCTCCCTGGTATTTGCTTCCTTTGGCATGGGCATGGACTGGAACAGCCGCTACAGGG TTTTTTGTGATAGGCCACGATTGTGCTCATAAATCATTTTCAAGGAATAAACTGGTTGAAGATATTGTTGGAACGCTTGCCTTTCTGCCTCTCATATATCCTTATGAGCCCTGGCGTTTCAAGCATGACAAACATCATGCAAAAACAAACAT GTTGTCAGAGGATACAGCATGGCACCCTGTCTGGAGAGATGAATTTGACTCTTCCCCTCTTCTGCAAAAGGCACTTATCTACGGATATGGTCCATTGCGGCCTTGGATGTCTATAACTCACTG GTTAATGTGGCACTTCGATCTGAAAAAGTTCAGACCGAATGAAGTTAGAAGGGTGAAGATAAGCCTAGCATGCGTGTTTGCGTTCATTGCCATTGGATGGCCCTTGATCATTTATAAGACAGGAATCATTGGATGGTTCAAGTTTTGGTTCATGCCTTGGATGGTGTATCACTTCTGG ATGAGTACTTTCACAATGGTCCATCACACCGCCCCACACATTCCTTTCAAAACTTCAGATGAGTGGGATGCTGCGCAGGCACAACTCGGAGGGACCGTACATTGTAACTATCCACGTTG GATAGAGATTCTTTGTCATGATATTAATGTTCATATCCCTCACCATATTTCTTCGAGGATACCTAGCTACAATCTTCGGGCAGCTCATAAGTCACTCCAAGAGAACTGGGGAAAG TATTTAAACGAAGCAAACTGGAACTGGCGTCTAATGAAGACGATAATGACCATGTGCCATATATATAACAAGGAGCAATACTACATCCCATTCGACGATATTGCGCCGAAAGAGTCACAACCAATCAATTTCTTGAGGAAGGCGATGCCTGATTTCGCATGA
- the LOC120251469 gene encoding uncharacterized protein LOC120251469 isoform X3: MADAEKELENRLLEVGNRLASPPSDVDELLGLLDLTESFLVRVDQSPSPSMSAALNPVINALVSEELFKHLDLNVKVGVASCISEITRITAPEAPYNDDLMKVVFHKIVETFKRLDDISSRSYTKRVSILETVAKVRSCVVMLDLECDALILEMFQHFLKTLRSNHSEKVFSSIETIMTLVLEESEDISSELLSFLLACAKKDSEDVVPAARRLVEKVIVNCGAKLKPYLVEVVQSMGASLSEYSDIIGTICQGKSEAHDGLHSSREHMAEDSKLSDRTISDDLPQGPELREPEVGYPAEDDRATEKPGKLVMSNGTDETAKIADVDSMAQPILEEQKPENLETEVVGRDDISNHSTKTEIGHKTGSSIQVNEGTDHSQVDSDKEASAMPNRSEIHVKEAHSSNSDCPSGKETEAAASLQSDKKDIEPLSCSGNGAVQIASPTVNADVPVAPRPKRGRPPGSKTGVKQRDRHKSDFKSDHTSEKTAAPGGIDPKQDADFTGNSGGKSQKRSAKKVHAESAADGDTPTAAAIPSTKDADVKNAAGVKPTKQTGKKEVPRKLPEVGSSGGHKSKVKHRKGKALIEEDASEEMSLKDMISKKSASKMLREQSHLTDSVKRKARRKRASGLEETLEAEDVKTDLGVELVGSKVKVWWPDDNEFYHGTIDSFDPVTRRHKVYYEDGDVELLFLNDERWKLIESRSTKEGGQAKETLSLEGSLEGKQRNKKLKSLDSGFKPAKEPVPENSDVSRGKSQPDGDESSSKLASGKRPRGRPKGSSTKRTPKSPSGKPKEKPLNKFQESSSTPSKNKEELGKDTKDDSSETISDDTPMGSIKAKYETPKADSNPKANVSKSGTKVKNVKSNKNTSKSAEKAVDTTAKTRSVDATTDKKLKEVTSKMSLERSRRKRKASRTPASEGKHDANGSKVKAKAKVEETATPAVKTPTDSDKGRENPAMSGKNQRRKGHS; the protein is encoded by the exons CTAACTGAAAGTTTCTTGGTGAGGGTGGATCAATCGCCATCTCCATCGATGTCAGCCGCACTTAATCCTGTAATTAATGCCCTGGTTTCTGAAGAACTCTTTAAACATCTAGATTTGAATGTCAAAGTTGGCGTAGCATCCTGTATTAGTGAAATCACAAGAATAACAGCACCAGAGGCCCCTTATAATGATGATTTGATGAAG GTGGTCTTTCACAAGATCGTTGAAACCTTCAAAAGGTTGGATGACATATCTAGCCGGTCATACACAAAGAGGGTTTCTATTCTTGAAACTGTTGCAAAGGTTCGATCATGTGTGGTAATGCTGGATCTAGAATGTGATGCATTGATTTTAGAGATGTTTCAACATTTCTTAAAGACCTTAAG GTCAAATCATTCAGAAAAAGTCTTTTCATCAATTGAAACTATCATGACACTTGTGTTAGAGGAGAGTGAAGATATCTCCTCTGAGCTTCTCTCATTTCTTCTGGCTTGTGCAAAGAAAGATAGTGAG GATGTTGTGCCAGCTGCTCGCAGATTAGTGGAAAAAGTAATTGTGAACTGTGGCGCTAAGTTGAAACCTTACTTGGTGGAAGTAGTGCAATCAATGGGTGCTTCTTTAAGCGAATATAGCGATATTATTGGTACAATTTGCCAGGGGAAGTCTGAAGCACATGATGGTTTACACTCATCTAGAGAGCATATG GCAGAGGACAGCAAATTGTCAGATAGGACCATCTCAGATGATCTTCCTCAG GGGCCTGAACTTAGGGAGCCAGAAGTAGGTTATCCTGCAGAGGATGATAGAGCTACTGAAAAGCCGGGAAAATTAGTTATGAGCAATGGGACTGATGAGACGGCGAAGATTGCAGATGTTGACTCCATGGCACAACCTATACTTGAAGAACAAAAGCCTGAGAACTTGGAGACTGAAGTTGTAGGGAGAGATGATATCTCAAATCACAGTACAAAGACAGAGATAGGTCATAAAACTGGTTCTTCAATTCAGGTAAATGAAGGCACTGATCATTCTCAAGTAGACAGTGATAAAGAGGCTTCAGCAATGCCTAATAGGAGTGAAATTCATGTTAAAGAGGCTCATAGTTCAAATTCCGATTGTCCATCCGGTAAAGAAACAGAGGCAGCTGCATCTCTGCAAAGTGATAAAAAGGATATTGAGCCTCTGTCGTGTTCAGGAAATGGAGCTGTTCAGATTGCTTCTCCAACTGTTAATGCAGATGTTCCTGTGGCTCCTCGCCCTAAGCGGGGCAGGCCTCCTGGTTCAAAAACTGGAGTAAAACAAAGGGATCGACATAAAAGCGATTTTAAGAGTGATCACACATCAGAGAAAACAGCAGCTCCTGGGGGCATTGATCCCAAGCAGGATGCTGATTTTACTGGCAATTCAGGAGGAAAATCACAGAAGCGTTCAGCTAAGAAGGTACATGCAGAGAGTGCTGCTGACGGTGACACACCAACCGCAGCTGCTATTCCATCAACTAAAGATGCTGATGTCAAGAATGCTGCTGGTGTAAAACCCACCAAGCAGACAGGTAAAAAGGAAGTTCCAAGAAAGCTTCCTGAGGTAGGGTCATCAGGAGGACATAAATCTAAAGTCAAGCATCGGAAGGGTAAAGCTTTAATTGAGGAGGATGCATCTGAAGAAATGAGTTTGAAG gatATGATTTCCAAGAAATCAGCGAGTAAGATGCTCAGAGAGCAAAGTCATTTGACTGATAGTGTTAAGAGAAAAGCTCGCAGGAAACGTGCTAGTGGTCTGGAGGAG ACTCTTGAAGCTGAAGATGTTAAAACAGACCTTGGTGTGGAACTTGTTGGTTCCAAGGTTAAAGTGTGGTGGCCTGATGACAATGA ATTTTATCATGGTACTATTGATTCTTTTGATCCTGTTACAAGGAGGCATAAG GTTTATTATGAGGATGGTGATGTTGAGTTGCTCTTTCTCAATGATGAGCGGTGGAAGCTTATTGAAAGTCGCTCAACAAAAGAAGGG GGCCAAGCCAAAGAAACTTTGAGTCTCGAAGGTTCTTTGGAGGG CAAACAGCgaaacaaaaaattgaaaagtttaGATTCTGGGTTTAAACCGGCCAAGGAACCCGTGCCAGAAAACAG TGATGTTTCAAGGGGTAAATCTCAGCCTGATGGTGATGAGTCCAGCAGTAAGCTTGCCAGTGGTAAAAGACCAAGAGGTCGACCGAAAGGAAGTTCGACAAAAAGGACCCCCAAATCCCCTTCTGGCAAACCTAAGGAGAAACCTTTAAACAAATTCCAGGAGAGCAGTTCTACACCTAGCAAGAACAAAGAAGAACTTGGGAAAGATACCAAGGATGACAGCTCTGAGACGATCTCGGATGACACTCCTATGGGAAGCATCAAGGCGAAGTATGAAACTCCAAAAGCTGACAGCAACCCGAAGGCCAACGTCTCCAAATCTGGTACGAAGGTCAAGAATGTCAAGTCTAACAAAAACACTAGCAAGTCAGCTGAAAAAGCTGTTGATACCACCGCCAAAACTCGGAGTGTTGATGCTACTACCGATAAGAAACTGAAAGAAGTGACATCCAAAATGTCTTTAGAAAGATCCCGACGCAAACGCAAAGCCTCCAGAACACCTGCATCTGAGGGAAAACATGATGCAAATGGCTCAAAGGTGAAGGCGAAAGCAAAAGTTGAAGAAACAGCGACTCCTGCTGTGAAAACACCGACGGATTCAGACAAGGGGCGAGAAAACCCAGCCATGTCGGGAAAGAATCAGAGGAGAAAGGGACATAGTTAA
- the LOC120251469 gene encoding uncharacterized protein LOC120251469 isoform X1, translated as MADAEKELENRLLEVGNRLASPPSDVDELLGLLDLTESFLVRVDQSPSPSMSAALNPVINALVSEELFKHLDLNVKVGVASCISEITRITAPEAPYNDDLMKVVFHKIVETFKRLDDISSRSYTKRVSILETVAKVRSCVVMLDLECDALILEMFQHFLKTLRSNHSEKVFSSIETIMTLVLEESEDISSELLSFLLACAKKDSEDVVPAARRLVEKVIVNCGAKLKPYLVEVVQSMGASLSEYSDIIGTICQGKSEAHDGLHSSREHMLCMRLQNCDVKTDTQAEDSKLSDRTISDDLPQGPELREPEVGYPAEDDRATEKPGKLVMSNGTDETAKIADVDSMAQPILEEQKPENLETEVVGRDDISNHSTKTEIGHKTGSSIQVNEGTDHSQVDSDKEASAMPNRSEIHVKEAHSSNSDCPSGKETEAAASLQSDKKDIEPLSCSGNGAVQIASPTVNADVPVAPRPKRGRPPGSKTGVKQRDRHKSDFKSDHTSEKTAAPGGIDPKQDADFTGNSGGKSQKRSAKKVHAESAADGDTPTAAAIPSTKDADVKNAAGVKPTKQTGKKEVPRKLPEVGSSGGHKSKVKHRKGKALIEEDASEEMSLKDMISKKSASKMLREQSHLTDSVKRKARRKRASGLEETLEAEDVKTDLGVELVGSKVKVWWPDDNEFYHGTIDSFDPVTRRHKVYYEDGDVELLFLNDERWKLIESRSTKEGGQAKETLSLEGSLEGKQRNKKLKSLDSGFKPAKEPVPENSDVSRGKSQPDGDESSSKLASGKRPRGRPKGSSTKRTPKSPSGKPKEKPLNKFQESSSTPSKNKEELGKDTKDDSSETISDDTPMGSIKAKYETPKADSNPKANVSKSGTKVKNVKSNKNTSKSAEKAVDTTAKTRSVDATTDKKLKEVTSKMSLERSRRKRKASRTPASEGKHDANGSKVKAKAKVEETATPAVKTPTDSDKGRENPAMSGKNQRRKGHS; from the exons CTAACTGAAAGTTTCTTGGTGAGGGTGGATCAATCGCCATCTCCATCGATGTCAGCCGCACTTAATCCTGTAATTAATGCCCTGGTTTCTGAAGAACTCTTTAAACATCTAGATTTGAATGTCAAAGTTGGCGTAGCATCCTGTATTAGTGAAATCACAAGAATAACAGCACCAGAGGCCCCTTATAATGATGATTTGATGAAG GTGGTCTTTCACAAGATCGTTGAAACCTTCAAAAGGTTGGATGACATATCTAGCCGGTCATACACAAAGAGGGTTTCTATTCTTGAAACTGTTGCAAAGGTTCGATCATGTGTGGTAATGCTGGATCTAGAATGTGATGCATTGATTTTAGAGATGTTTCAACATTTCTTAAAGACCTTAAG GTCAAATCATTCAGAAAAAGTCTTTTCATCAATTGAAACTATCATGACACTTGTGTTAGAGGAGAGTGAAGATATCTCCTCTGAGCTTCTCTCATTTCTTCTGGCTTGTGCAAAGAAAGATAGTGAG GATGTTGTGCCAGCTGCTCGCAGATTAGTGGAAAAAGTAATTGTGAACTGTGGCGCTAAGTTGAAACCTTACTTGGTGGAAGTAGTGCAATCAATGGGTGCTTCTTTAAGCGAATATAGCGATATTATTGGTACAATTTGCCAGGGGAAGTCTGAAGCACATGATGGTTTACACTCATCTAGAGAGCATATG TTATGCATGCGACTCCAGAATTGTGATGTCAAGACGGATACTCAG GCAGAGGACAGCAAATTGTCAGATAGGACCATCTCAGATGATCTTCCTCAG GGGCCTGAACTTAGGGAGCCAGAAGTAGGTTATCCTGCAGAGGATGATAGAGCTACTGAAAAGCCGGGAAAATTAGTTATGAGCAATGGGACTGATGAGACGGCGAAGATTGCAGATGTTGACTCCATGGCACAACCTATACTTGAAGAACAAAAGCCTGAGAACTTGGAGACTGAAGTTGTAGGGAGAGATGATATCTCAAATCACAGTACAAAGACAGAGATAGGTCATAAAACTGGTTCTTCAATTCAGGTAAATGAAGGCACTGATCATTCTCAAGTAGACAGTGATAAAGAGGCTTCAGCAATGCCTAATAGGAGTGAAATTCATGTTAAAGAGGCTCATAGTTCAAATTCCGATTGTCCATCCGGTAAAGAAACAGAGGCAGCTGCATCTCTGCAAAGTGATAAAAAGGATATTGAGCCTCTGTCGTGTTCAGGAAATGGAGCTGTTCAGATTGCTTCTCCAACTGTTAATGCAGATGTTCCTGTGGCTCCTCGCCCTAAGCGGGGCAGGCCTCCTGGTTCAAAAACTGGAGTAAAACAAAGGGATCGACATAAAAGCGATTTTAAGAGTGATCACACATCAGAGAAAACAGCAGCTCCTGGGGGCATTGATCCCAAGCAGGATGCTGATTTTACTGGCAATTCAGGAGGAAAATCACAGAAGCGTTCAGCTAAGAAGGTACATGCAGAGAGTGCTGCTGACGGTGACACACCAACCGCAGCTGCTATTCCATCAACTAAAGATGCTGATGTCAAGAATGCTGCTGGTGTAAAACCCACCAAGCAGACAGGTAAAAAGGAAGTTCCAAGAAAGCTTCCTGAGGTAGGGTCATCAGGAGGACATAAATCTAAAGTCAAGCATCGGAAGGGTAAAGCTTTAATTGAGGAGGATGCATCTGAAGAAATGAGTTTGAAG gatATGATTTCCAAGAAATCAGCGAGTAAGATGCTCAGAGAGCAAAGTCATTTGACTGATAGTGTTAAGAGAAAAGCTCGCAGGAAACGTGCTAGTGGTCTGGAGGAG ACTCTTGAAGCTGAAGATGTTAAAACAGACCTTGGTGTGGAACTTGTTGGTTCCAAGGTTAAAGTGTGGTGGCCTGATGACAATGA ATTTTATCATGGTACTATTGATTCTTTTGATCCTGTTACAAGGAGGCATAAG GTTTATTATGAGGATGGTGATGTTGAGTTGCTCTTTCTCAATGATGAGCGGTGGAAGCTTATTGAAAGTCGCTCAACAAAAGAAGGG GGCCAAGCCAAAGAAACTTTGAGTCTCGAAGGTTCTTTGGAGGG CAAACAGCgaaacaaaaaattgaaaagtttaGATTCTGGGTTTAAACCGGCCAAGGAACCCGTGCCAGAAAACAG TGATGTTTCAAGGGGTAAATCTCAGCCTGATGGTGATGAGTCCAGCAGTAAGCTTGCCAGTGGTAAAAGACCAAGAGGTCGACCGAAAGGAAGTTCGACAAAAAGGACCCCCAAATCCCCTTCTGGCAAACCTAAGGAGAAACCTTTAAACAAATTCCAGGAGAGCAGTTCTACACCTAGCAAGAACAAAGAAGAACTTGGGAAAGATACCAAGGATGACAGCTCTGAGACGATCTCGGATGACACTCCTATGGGAAGCATCAAGGCGAAGTATGAAACTCCAAAAGCTGACAGCAACCCGAAGGCCAACGTCTCCAAATCTGGTACGAAGGTCAAGAATGTCAAGTCTAACAAAAACACTAGCAAGTCAGCTGAAAAAGCTGTTGATACCACCGCCAAAACTCGGAGTGTTGATGCTACTACCGATAAGAAACTGAAAGAAGTGACATCCAAAATGTCTTTAGAAAGATCCCGACGCAAACGCAAAGCCTCCAGAACACCTGCATCTGAGGGAAAACATGATGCAAATGGCTCAAAGGTGAAGGCGAAAGCAAAAGTTGAAGAAACAGCGACTCCTGCTGTGAAAACACCGACGGATTCAGACAAGGGGCGAGAAAACCCAGCCATGTCGGGAAAGAATCAGAGGAGAAAGGGACATAGTTAA